The following are encoded in a window of Brachyhypopomus gauderio isolate BG-103 chromosome 18, BGAUD_0.2, whole genome shotgun sequence genomic DNA:
- the LOC143482236 gene encoding uncharacterized protein LOC143482236 isoform X3, translating into MITNPKVRNDCQKYVIWGTAEMHRVQEQSIRHNAHASSAASSFQLLAGRKMADASSGSSNQVPLADIISTAQNLVTILSNSLSSAGNVRPARQGRADPGCGQGAQTEKAQSSHRSQSVQQEMARSFPGFFRKEVRGKRRFAPYTRQKKSFLVNFFLLDKQRGKTPKGELELRLMLAGLGKRSLTIDENITHSELTDLLVKAYPKLTNISGGWLLHKSTGGGGQRKLLVVPPDSDGYSGQQLKAISGNGKCIMYIAPLQEEIDSTALPPEAKEFEQMPKAQCTSCRKMFPLQALPIHIQECQKEQVDLCISSDNENCTEEDSVSNDLDIQREMTAECPMCKKLFNVDVIEVHASDCGLRTAEHGQWQRQKKTSPKCRLRVTFFGEAGIDTGALSKEFLTEMLAEIERKLFVCSADKKGKNPLYCLNSLDQNYFRSAGEIMAASLAQGGPPPAFMREWCFRYLCSGDSDSIQVSATDVTDRELSLLIETISSATDDELGEHTDEILNCGYTGRVSVEKKDHIIRAVILHSTMRVVPVLDQLRKGLLLYDLLKIMNLYPELCLPLFVPGDDDKVDAAFILEKCHPDFSEKGSLKYSKEINIMNLFQDFLQEIEDQEQGEHGEMSVGKIMQWMTGQGHKPLLPSEKQDFSITVKFYHDCDGSHTVCFPTVSACSRTITFPSAHLKTSDDFKNIMYLAISCGESFDRM; encoded by the exons ATGATTACGAATCCAAAGGTGAGAAACGACTGTCAAAAATACGTCATTTGGGGCACAGCCGAAATGCATCGAGTACAAGAGCAATCGATTCGTCACAATGCGCATGCGTCCTCAGCCGCGTCCAGCTTTCAACTGTTGGCGGGTAGAAAGATGGCTGATGCAAGCAGCGGGAGCTCAAATCAG GTCCCTTTAGCAGACATCATCAGCACTGCTCAAAATCTTGTTACAATACTGAGCAACAGTTTAAGCTCAGCAGGAAATGTCAGGCCAGCCAGGCAGGGTAGGGCAGATCCAGGTTGTGGACAGGGAGCACAGACAGAAAAGGCCCAGTCCAGTCACCGCAGCCAGTCAGTACAACAAGAAATGGCAAG GTCTTTTCCTGGATTTTTCCGCAAAGAGGTCAGGGGGAAAAGACGTTTTGCACCATATACACGTCAAAAGAAAAGCTTTTTGGTCAACTTTTTCCTACTTGACAAACAGCGTGGGAAAACTCCCAAAGGAGAACTAGAATTACGACTTATGCTGGCTGGACTTGGGAAACGATCATTAACTATAGATGAAAACATCACTCATTCAGAG TTGACAGATTTGCTTGTGAAAGCATATCCAAAGCTTACAAATATCTCTGGTGGCTGGTTATTGCACAAGTCTACAG gTGGAGGGGGACAACGCAAATTGCTTGTCGTTCCTCCTGACTCAGATGGATACAGTGGGCAACAGTTAAAAGCAATTAGTGGGAATGGCaaatgtatcatgtacattgcTCCTTTACAAGAAGAAATTGACAGTACTGCATTGCCACCAGAAGCAAAGGAATTTGAACAAATGCCCAAAGCCCAGTGTACATCATGTAGAAAAATGTTTCCTCTTCAGGCTCTTCCAATCCATATCCAGGAATGCCAGAAGGAGCAGGTTGATTTGTGTATTTCATCTGACAAT GAAAACTGTACAGAAGAAGATTCAGTCTCAAATGACCTGGACATCCAGAGGGAGATG ACTGCTGAGTGTCCGATGtgcaaaaaattatttaatGTTGATGTCATTGAAGTACATGCATCTGACTGTGGATTACG AACTGCAGAACATGGG CAGTGGCAACGTCAGAAGAAAACATCTCCTAAATGTAGACTAAGGGTTACCTTCTTTGGGGAAGCAGGCATTGACACTGGTGCCTTAAGCAAAGAGTTCCTAACAG AAATGCTTGCAGAGATTGAGAGAAAGCTCTTTGTCTGTAGTGCagacaaaaaaggaaaaaatcctCTTTACTGTCTGAACAGTTTGGATCAAAACTACTTCAG GAGTGCTGGAGAAATCATGGCAGCTAGCTTGGCGCAAGGGGGACCTCCACCAGCCTTTATGCGCGAATGGTGCTTCAGATATCTCTGTTCTGGTGATTCTGACAGCATTCAGGTGTCAGCTACTGATGTCACTGATCGGGAACTGTCGCTTCTTATTGAGACG ATTAGCAGTGCAACTGATGATGAGCTCGGTGAACATACTGATGAAATTCTAAACTGTGGATACACTGGAAGGGTGTCTGTAGAAAAGAAAGATCACATAATCAG GGCCGTTATACTCCACTCAACCATGAGAGTCGTTCCGGTGCTTGATCAGCTTAGGAAAGGACTGCTGCTTTATGATCTTCTTAAGATAATGAACTTGTACCCAGAACTTTGTCTACCACTGTTTGTACCAGGAGATGATGACAAG GTAGATGCAGCTTTTATTCTGGAGAAGTGCCACCCTGACTTCAGCGAGAAGGGATCCCTGAAATACAGCAAGGAAATTAACATTATGAACTTGTTCCAGGATTTCTTACAAGAAATTGAGGATCAAG AACAAGGTGAACATGGAGAAATGTCCGTTGGCAAAATCATGCAGTGGATGACGGGCCAGGGACACAAACCTCTTTTGCCAAGTGAAAAGCAGGACTTCAGCATAACTGTAAAGTTCTATCATGACTGTGACGGCAGTCATACTGTTTGTTTTCCAACAGTAAGCGCATGCAGTCGCACAATCACTTTTCCCTCTGCTCACTTGAAAACATCTGATGACTTCAAAAACATTATGTACTTGGCCATATCTTGTGGGGAGTCTTTTGATAGGATGTAA
- the LOC143482236 gene encoding uncharacterized protein LOC143482236 isoform X5 gives MITNPKVRNDCQKYVIWGTAEMHRVQEQSIRHNAHASSAASSFQLLAGRKMADASSGSSNQVPLADIISTAQNLVTILSNSLSSAGNVRPARQGRADPGCGQGAQTEKAQSSHRSQSVQQEMARSFPGFFRKEVRGKRRFAPYTRQKKSFLVNFFLLDKQRGKTPKGELELRLMLAGLGKRSLTIDENITHSELTDLLVKAYPKLTNISGGWLLHKSTGGGGQRKLLVVPPDSDGYSGQQLKAISGNGKCIMYIAPLQEEIDSTALPPEAKEFEQMPKAQCTSCRKMFPLQALPIHIQECQKEQVDLCISSDNENCTEEDSVSNDLDIQREMTAECPMCKKLFNVDVIEVHASDCGLRTAEHGVSMSDHPIDCFQSSDDILNWISGQVEETNTFSICVSRTDLFTRGMQQWQRQKKTSPKCRLRVTFFGEAGIDTGALSKEFLTEMLAEIERKLFVCSADKKGKNPLYCLNSLDQNYFRSAGEIMAASLAQGGPPPAFMREWCFRYLCSGDSDSIQVSATDVTDRELSLLIETISSATDDELGEHTDEILNCGYTGRVSVEKKDHIIRAVILHSTMRVVPVLDQLRKGLLLYDLLKIMNLYPELCLPLFVPGDDDKNKVNMEKCPLAKSCSG, from the exons ATGATTACGAATCCAAAGGTGAGAAACGACTGTCAAAAATACGTCATTTGGGGCACAGCCGAAATGCATCGAGTACAAGAGCAATCGATTCGTCACAATGCGCATGCGTCCTCAGCCGCGTCCAGCTTTCAACTGTTGGCGGGTAGAAAGATGGCTGATGCAAGCAGCGGGAGCTCAAATCAG GTCCCTTTAGCAGACATCATCAGCACTGCTCAAAATCTTGTTACAATACTGAGCAACAGTTTAAGCTCAGCAGGAAATGTCAGGCCAGCCAGGCAGGGTAGGGCAGATCCAGGTTGTGGACAGGGAGCACAGACAGAAAAGGCCCAGTCCAGTCACCGCAGCCAGTCAGTACAACAAGAAATGGCAAG GTCTTTTCCTGGATTTTTCCGCAAAGAGGTCAGGGGGAAAAGACGTTTTGCACCATATACACGTCAAAAGAAAAGCTTTTTGGTCAACTTTTTCCTACTTGACAAACAGCGTGGGAAAACTCCCAAAGGAGAACTAGAATTACGACTTATGCTGGCTGGACTTGGGAAACGATCATTAACTATAGATGAAAACATCACTCATTCAGAG TTGACAGATTTGCTTGTGAAAGCATATCCAAAGCTTACAAATATCTCTGGTGGCTGGTTATTGCACAAGTCTACAG gTGGAGGGGGACAACGCAAATTGCTTGTCGTTCCTCCTGACTCAGATGGATACAGTGGGCAACAGTTAAAAGCAATTAGTGGGAATGGCaaatgtatcatgtacattgcTCCTTTACAAGAAGAAATTGACAGTACTGCATTGCCACCAGAAGCAAAGGAATTTGAACAAATGCCCAAAGCCCAGTGTACATCATGTAGAAAAATGTTTCCTCTTCAGGCTCTTCCAATCCATATCCAGGAATGCCAGAAGGAGCAGGTTGATTTGTGTATTTCATCTGACAAT GAAAACTGTACAGAAGAAGATTCAGTCTCAAATGACCTGGACATCCAGAGGGAGATG ACTGCTGAGTGTCCGATGtgcaaaaaattatttaatGTTGATGTCATTGAAGTACATGCATCTGACTGTGGATTACG AACTGCAGAACATGGGGTTAGCATGTCAGATCACCCTATAGATTGCTTCCAGAG ttctGACGACATACTTAATTGGATTAGTGGCCAGGTGGAGGAAACCAACACATTTTCCATCTGTGTATCTCGAACTGACCTCTTCACCCGCGGCATGCAGCAGTGGCAACGTCAGAAGAAAACATCTCCTAAATGTAGACTAAGGGTTACCTTCTTTGGGGAAGCAGGCATTGACACTGGTGCCTTAAGCAAAGAGTTCCTAACAG AAATGCTTGCAGAGATTGAGAGAAAGCTCTTTGTCTGTAGTGCagacaaaaaaggaaaaaatcctCTTTACTGTCTGAACAGTTTGGATCAAAACTACTTCAG GAGTGCTGGAGAAATCATGGCAGCTAGCTTGGCGCAAGGGGGACCTCCACCAGCCTTTATGCGCGAATGGTGCTTCAGATATCTCTGTTCTGGTGATTCTGACAGCATTCAGGTGTCAGCTACTGATGTCACTGATCGGGAACTGTCGCTTCTTATTGAGACG ATTAGCAGTGCAACTGATGATGAGCTCGGTGAACATACTGATGAAATTCTAAACTGTGGATACACTGGAAGGGTGTCTGTAGAAAAGAAAGATCACATAATCAG GGCCGTTATACTCCACTCAACCATGAGAGTCGTTCCGGTGCTTGATCAGCTTAGGAAAGGACTGCTGCTTTATGATCTTCTTAAGATAATGAACTTGTACCCAGAACTTTGTCTACCACTGTTTGTACCAGGAGATGATGACAAG AACAAGGTGAACATGGAGAAATGTCCGTTGGCAAAATCATGCAGTGGATGA
- the LOC143482236 gene encoding uncharacterized protein LOC143482236 isoform X1, producing MITNPKVRNDCQKYVIWGTAEMHRVQEQSIRHNAHASSAASSFQLLAGRKMADASSGSSNQVPLADIISTAQNLVTILSNSLSSAGNVRPARQGRADPGCGQGAQTEKAQSSHRSQSVQQEMARSFPGFFRKEVRGKRRFAPYTRQKKSFLVNFFLLDKQRGKTPKGELELRLMLAGLGKRSLTIDENITHSELTDLLVKAYPKLTNISGGWLLHKSTGGGGQRKLLVVPPDSDGYSGQQLKAISGNGKCIMYIAPLQEEIDSTALPPEAKEFEQMPKAQCTSCRKMFPLQALPIHIQECQKEQVDLCISSDNENCTEEDSVSNDLDIQREMTAECPMCKKLFNVDVIEVHASDCGLRTAEHGVSMSDHPIDCFQSSDDILNWISGQVEETNTFSICVSRTDLFTRGMQQWQRQKKTSPKCRLRVTFFGEAGIDTGALSKEFLTEMLAEIERKLFVCSADKKGKNPLYCLNSLDQNYFRSAGEIMAASLAQGGPPPAFMREWCFRYLCSGDSDSIQVSATDVTDRELSLLIETISSATDDELGEHTDEILNCGYTGRVSVEKKDHIIRAVILHSTMRVVPVLDQLRKGLLLYDLLKIMNLYPELCLPLFVPGDDDKVDAAFILEKCHPDFSEKGSLKYSKEINIMNLFQDFLQEIEDQEQGEHGEMSVGKIMQWMTGQGHKPLLPSEKQDFSITVKFYHDCDGSHTVCFPTVSACSRTITFPSAHLKTSDDFKNIMYLAISCGESFDRM from the exons ATGATTACGAATCCAAAGGTGAGAAACGACTGTCAAAAATACGTCATTTGGGGCACAGCCGAAATGCATCGAGTACAAGAGCAATCGATTCGTCACAATGCGCATGCGTCCTCAGCCGCGTCCAGCTTTCAACTGTTGGCGGGTAGAAAGATGGCTGATGCAAGCAGCGGGAGCTCAAATCAG GTCCCTTTAGCAGACATCATCAGCACTGCTCAAAATCTTGTTACAATACTGAGCAACAGTTTAAGCTCAGCAGGAAATGTCAGGCCAGCCAGGCAGGGTAGGGCAGATCCAGGTTGTGGACAGGGAGCACAGACAGAAAAGGCCCAGTCCAGTCACCGCAGCCAGTCAGTACAACAAGAAATGGCAAG GTCTTTTCCTGGATTTTTCCGCAAAGAGGTCAGGGGGAAAAGACGTTTTGCACCATATACACGTCAAAAGAAAAGCTTTTTGGTCAACTTTTTCCTACTTGACAAACAGCGTGGGAAAACTCCCAAAGGAGAACTAGAATTACGACTTATGCTGGCTGGACTTGGGAAACGATCATTAACTATAGATGAAAACATCACTCATTCAGAG TTGACAGATTTGCTTGTGAAAGCATATCCAAAGCTTACAAATATCTCTGGTGGCTGGTTATTGCACAAGTCTACAG gTGGAGGGGGACAACGCAAATTGCTTGTCGTTCCTCCTGACTCAGATGGATACAGTGGGCAACAGTTAAAAGCAATTAGTGGGAATGGCaaatgtatcatgtacattgcTCCTTTACAAGAAGAAATTGACAGTACTGCATTGCCACCAGAAGCAAAGGAATTTGAACAAATGCCCAAAGCCCAGTGTACATCATGTAGAAAAATGTTTCCTCTTCAGGCTCTTCCAATCCATATCCAGGAATGCCAGAAGGAGCAGGTTGATTTGTGTATTTCATCTGACAAT GAAAACTGTACAGAAGAAGATTCAGTCTCAAATGACCTGGACATCCAGAGGGAGATG ACTGCTGAGTGTCCGATGtgcaaaaaattatttaatGTTGATGTCATTGAAGTACATGCATCTGACTGTGGATTACG AACTGCAGAACATGGGGTTAGCATGTCAGATCACCCTATAGATTGCTTCCAGAG ttctGACGACATACTTAATTGGATTAGTGGCCAGGTGGAGGAAACCAACACATTTTCCATCTGTGTATCTCGAACTGACCTCTTCACCCGCGGCATGCAGCAGTGGCAACGTCAGAAGAAAACATCTCCTAAATGTAGACTAAGGGTTACCTTCTTTGGGGAAGCAGGCATTGACACTGGTGCCTTAAGCAAAGAGTTCCTAACAG AAATGCTTGCAGAGATTGAGAGAAAGCTCTTTGTCTGTAGTGCagacaaaaaaggaaaaaatcctCTTTACTGTCTGAACAGTTTGGATCAAAACTACTTCAG GAGTGCTGGAGAAATCATGGCAGCTAGCTTGGCGCAAGGGGGACCTCCACCAGCCTTTATGCGCGAATGGTGCTTCAGATATCTCTGTTCTGGTGATTCTGACAGCATTCAGGTGTCAGCTACTGATGTCACTGATCGGGAACTGTCGCTTCTTATTGAGACG ATTAGCAGTGCAACTGATGATGAGCTCGGTGAACATACTGATGAAATTCTAAACTGTGGATACACTGGAAGGGTGTCTGTAGAAAAGAAAGATCACATAATCAG GGCCGTTATACTCCACTCAACCATGAGAGTCGTTCCGGTGCTTGATCAGCTTAGGAAAGGACTGCTGCTTTATGATCTTCTTAAGATAATGAACTTGTACCCAGAACTTTGTCTACCACTGTTTGTACCAGGAGATGATGACAAG GTAGATGCAGCTTTTATTCTGGAGAAGTGCCACCCTGACTTCAGCGAGAAGGGATCCCTGAAATACAGCAAGGAAATTAACATTATGAACTTGTTCCAGGATTTCTTACAAGAAATTGAGGATCAAG AACAAGGTGAACATGGAGAAATGTCCGTTGGCAAAATCATGCAGTGGATGACGGGCCAGGGACACAAACCTCTTTTGCCAAGTGAAAAGCAGGACTTCAGCATAACTGTAAAGTTCTATCATGACTGTGACGGCAGTCATACTGTTTGTTTTCCAACAGTAAGCGCATGCAGTCGCACAATCACTTTTCCCTCTGCTCACTTGAAAACATCTGATGACTTCAAAAACATTATGTACTTGGCCATATCTTGTGGGGAGTCTTTTGATAGGATGTAA
- the LOC143482236 gene encoding uncharacterized protein LOC143482236 isoform X2, whose amino-acid sequence MITNPKVRNDCQKYVIWGTAEMHRVQEQSIRHNAHASSAASSFQLLAGRKMADASSGSSNQVPLADIISTAQNLVTILSNSLSSAGNVRPARQGRADPGCGQGAQTEKAQSSHRSQSVQQEMARSFPGFFRKERGKTPKGELELRLMLAGLGKRSLTIDENITHSELTDLLVKAYPKLTNISGGWLLHKSTGGGGQRKLLVVPPDSDGYSGQQLKAISGNGKCIMYIAPLQEEIDSTALPPEAKEFEQMPKAQCTSCRKMFPLQALPIHIQECQKEQVDLCISSDNENCTEEDSVSNDLDIQREMTAECPMCKKLFNVDVIEVHASDCGLRTAEHGVSMSDHPIDCFQSSDDILNWISGQVEETNTFSICVSRTDLFTRGMQQWQRQKKTSPKCRLRVTFFGEAGIDTGALSKEFLTEMLAEIERKLFVCSADKKGKNPLYCLNSLDQNYFRSAGEIMAASLAQGGPPPAFMREWCFRYLCSGDSDSIQVSATDVTDRELSLLIETISSATDDELGEHTDEILNCGYTGRVSVEKKDHIIRAVILHSTMRVVPVLDQLRKGLLLYDLLKIMNLYPELCLPLFVPGDDDKVDAAFILEKCHPDFSEKGSLKYSKEINIMNLFQDFLQEIEDQEQGEHGEMSVGKIMQWMTGQGHKPLLPSEKQDFSITVKFYHDCDGSHTVCFPTVSACSRTITFPSAHLKTSDDFKNIMYLAISCGESFDRM is encoded by the exons ATGATTACGAATCCAAAGGTGAGAAACGACTGTCAAAAATACGTCATTTGGGGCACAGCCGAAATGCATCGAGTACAAGAGCAATCGATTCGTCACAATGCGCATGCGTCCTCAGCCGCGTCCAGCTTTCAACTGTTGGCGGGTAGAAAGATGGCTGATGCAAGCAGCGGGAGCTCAAATCAG GTCCCTTTAGCAGACATCATCAGCACTGCTCAAAATCTTGTTACAATACTGAGCAACAGTTTAAGCTCAGCAGGAAATGTCAGGCCAGCCAGGCAGGGTAGGGCAGATCCAGGTTGTGGACAGGGAGCACAGACAGAAAAGGCCCAGTCCAGTCACCGCAGCCAGTCAGTACAACAAGAAATGGCAAG GTCTTTTCCTGGATTTTTCCGCAAAGAG CGTGGGAAAACTCCCAAAGGAGAACTAGAATTACGACTTATGCTGGCTGGACTTGGGAAACGATCATTAACTATAGATGAAAACATCACTCATTCAGAG TTGACAGATTTGCTTGTGAAAGCATATCCAAAGCTTACAAATATCTCTGGTGGCTGGTTATTGCACAAGTCTACAG gTGGAGGGGGACAACGCAAATTGCTTGTCGTTCCTCCTGACTCAGATGGATACAGTGGGCAACAGTTAAAAGCAATTAGTGGGAATGGCaaatgtatcatgtacattgcTCCTTTACAAGAAGAAATTGACAGTACTGCATTGCCACCAGAAGCAAAGGAATTTGAACAAATGCCCAAAGCCCAGTGTACATCATGTAGAAAAATGTTTCCTCTTCAGGCTCTTCCAATCCATATCCAGGAATGCCAGAAGGAGCAGGTTGATTTGTGTATTTCATCTGACAAT GAAAACTGTACAGAAGAAGATTCAGTCTCAAATGACCTGGACATCCAGAGGGAGATG ACTGCTGAGTGTCCGATGtgcaaaaaattatttaatGTTGATGTCATTGAAGTACATGCATCTGACTGTGGATTACG AACTGCAGAACATGGGGTTAGCATGTCAGATCACCCTATAGATTGCTTCCAGAG ttctGACGACATACTTAATTGGATTAGTGGCCAGGTGGAGGAAACCAACACATTTTCCATCTGTGTATCTCGAACTGACCTCTTCACCCGCGGCATGCAGCAGTGGCAACGTCAGAAGAAAACATCTCCTAAATGTAGACTAAGGGTTACCTTCTTTGGGGAAGCAGGCATTGACACTGGTGCCTTAAGCAAAGAGTTCCTAACAG AAATGCTTGCAGAGATTGAGAGAAAGCTCTTTGTCTGTAGTGCagacaaaaaaggaaaaaatcctCTTTACTGTCTGAACAGTTTGGATCAAAACTACTTCAG GAGTGCTGGAGAAATCATGGCAGCTAGCTTGGCGCAAGGGGGACCTCCACCAGCCTTTATGCGCGAATGGTGCTTCAGATATCTCTGTTCTGGTGATTCTGACAGCATTCAGGTGTCAGCTACTGATGTCACTGATCGGGAACTGTCGCTTCTTATTGAGACG ATTAGCAGTGCAACTGATGATGAGCTCGGTGAACATACTGATGAAATTCTAAACTGTGGATACACTGGAAGGGTGTCTGTAGAAAAGAAAGATCACATAATCAG GGCCGTTATACTCCACTCAACCATGAGAGTCGTTCCGGTGCTTGATCAGCTTAGGAAAGGACTGCTGCTTTATGATCTTCTTAAGATAATGAACTTGTACCCAGAACTTTGTCTACCACTGTTTGTACCAGGAGATGATGACAAG GTAGATGCAGCTTTTATTCTGGAGAAGTGCCACCCTGACTTCAGCGAGAAGGGATCCCTGAAATACAGCAAGGAAATTAACATTATGAACTTGTTCCAGGATTTCTTACAAGAAATTGAGGATCAAG AACAAGGTGAACATGGAGAAATGTCCGTTGGCAAAATCATGCAGTGGATGACGGGCCAGGGACACAAACCTCTTTTGCCAAGTGAAAAGCAGGACTTCAGCATAACTGTAAAGTTCTATCATGACTGTGACGGCAGTCATACTGTTTGTTTTCCAACAGTAAGCGCATGCAGTCGCACAATCACTTTTCCCTCTGCTCACTTGAAAACATCTGATGACTTCAAAAACATTATGTACTTGGCCATATCTTGTGGGGAGTCTTTTGATAGGATGTAA
- the LOC143482236 gene encoding G2/M phase-specific E3 ubiquitin-protein ligase-like isoform X4, which yields MRMRPQPRPAFNCWRVERWLMQAAGAQIRSFPGFFRKEVRGKRRFAPYTRQKKSFLVNFFLLDKQRGKTPKGELELRLMLAGLGKRSLTIDENITHSELTDLLVKAYPKLTNISGGWLLHKSTGGGGQRKLLVVPPDSDGYSGQQLKAISGNGKCIMYIAPLQEEIDSTALPPEAKEFEQMPKAQCTSCRKMFPLQALPIHIQECQKEQVDLCISSDNENCTEEDSVSNDLDIQREMTAECPMCKKLFNVDVIEVHASDCGLRTAEHGVSMSDHPIDCFQSSDDILNWISGQVEETNTFSICVSRTDLFTRGMQQWQRQKKTSPKCRLRVTFFGEAGIDTGALSKEFLTEMLAEIERKLFVCSADKKGKNPLYCLNSLDQNYFRSAGEIMAASLAQGGPPPAFMREWCFRYLCSGDSDSIQVSATDVTDRELSLLIETISSATDDELGEHTDEILNCGYTGRVSVEKKDHIIRAVILHSTMRVVPVLDQLRKGLLLYDLLKIMNLYPELCLPLFVPGDDDKVDAAFILEKCHPDFSEKGSLKYSKEINIMNLFQDFLQEIEDQEQGEHGEMSVGKIMQWMTGQGHKPLLPSEKQDFSITVKFYHDCDGSHTVCFPTVSACSRTITFPSAHLKTSDDFKNIMYLAISCGESFDRM from the exons ATGCGCATGCGTCCTCAGCCGCGTCCAGCTTTCAACTGTTGGCGGGTAGAAAGATGGCTGATGCAAGCAGCGGGAGCTCAAATCAG GTCTTTTCCTGGATTTTTCCGCAAAGAGGTCAGGGGGAAAAGACGTTTTGCACCATATACACGTCAAAAGAAAAGCTTTTTGGTCAACTTTTTCCTACTTGACAAACAGCGTGGGAAAACTCCCAAAGGAGAACTAGAATTACGACTTATGCTGGCTGGACTTGGGAAACGATCATTAACTATAGATGAAAACATCACTCATTCAGAG TTGACAGATTTGCTTGTGAAAGCATATCCAAAGCTTACAAATATCTCTGGTGGCTGGTTATTGCACAAGTCTACAG gTGGAGGGGGACAACGCAAATTGCTTGTCGTTCCTCCTGACTCAGATGGATACAGTGGGCAACAGTTAAAAGCAATTAGTGGGAATGGCaaatgtatcatgtacattgcTCCTTTACAAGAAGAAATTGACAGTACTGCATTGCCACCAGAAGCAAAGGAATTTGAACAAATGCCCAAAGCCCAGTGTACATCATGTAGAAAAATGTTTCCTCTTCAGGCTCTTCCAATCCATATCCAGGAATGCCAGAAGGAGCAGGTTGATTTGTGTATTTCATCTGACAAT GAAAACTGTACAGAAGAAGATTCAGTCTCAAATGACCTGGACATCCAGAGGGAGATG ACTGCTGAGTGTCCGATGtgcaaaaaattatttaatGTTGATGTCATTGAAGTACATGCATCTGACTGTGGATTACG AACTGCAGAACATGGGGTTAGCATGTCAGATCACCCTATAGATTGCTTCCAGAG ttctGACGACATACTTAATTGGATTAGTGGCCAGGTGGAGGAAACCAACACATTTTCCATCTGTGTATCTCGAACTGACCTCTTCACCCGCGGCATGCAGCAGTGGCAACGTCAGAAGAAAACATCTCCTAAATGTAGACTAAGGGTTACCTTCTTTGGGGAAGCAGGCATTGACACTGGTGCCTTAAGCAAAGAGTTCCTAACAG AAATGCTTGCAGAGATTGAGAGAAAGCTCTTTGTCTGTAGTGCagacaaaaaaggaaaaaatcctCTTTACTGTCTGAACAGTTTGGATCAAAACTACTTCAG GAGTGCTGGAGAAATCATGGCAGCTAGCTTGGCGCAAGGGGGACCTCCACCAGCCTTTATGCGCGAATGGTGCTTCAGATATCTCTGTTCTGGTGATTCTGACAGCATTCAGGTGTCAGCTACTGATGTCACTGATCGGGAACTGTCGCTTCTTATTGAGACG ATTAGCAGTGCAACTGATGATGAGCTCGGTGAACATACTGATGAAATTCTAAACTGTGGATACACTGGAAGGGTGTCTGTAGAAAAGAAAGATCACATAATCAG GGCCGTTATACTCCACTCAACCATGAGAGTCGTTCCGGTGCTTGATCAGCTTAGGAAAGGACTGCTGCTTTATGATCTTCTTAAGATAATGAACTTGTACCCAGAACTTTGTCTACCACTGTTTGTACCAGGAGATGATGACAAG GTAGATGCAGCTTTTATTCTGGAGAAGTGCCACCCTGACTTCAGCGAGAAGGGATCCCTGAAATACAGCAAGGAAATTAACATTATGAACTTGTTCCAGGATTTCTTACAAGAAATTGAGGATCAAG AACAAGGTGAACATGGAGAAATGTCCGTTGGCAAAATCATGCAGTGGATGACGGGCCAGGGACACAAACCTCTTTTGCCAAGTGAAAAGCAGGACTTCAGCATAACTGTAAAGTTCTATCATGACTGTGACGGCAGTCATACTGTTTGTTTTCCAACAGTAAGCGCATGCAGTCGCACAATCACTTTTCCCTCTGCTCACTTGAAAACATCTGATGACTTCAAAAACATTATGTACTTGGCCATATCTTGTGGGGAGTCTTTTGATAGGATGTAA